One segment of Thermosipho africanus Ob7 DNA contains the following:
- a CDS encoding FeoA family protein — protein sequence MTLDKIPECVKVKIVSIKDSKIKNRLLGLGLIPESIVEVVRTSPMGDPRMYRVFNKLISMRNSEASTIEVVLLDDSIPLSLANDGEYEVVEFCGGRRFLYKVSKLGILPGKIIQVKDGEIFLDNSKIHLGEGMKNKIILRRI from the coding sequence TTGACTTTAGATAAAATACCGGAATGTGTAAAAGTGAAAATTGTATCAATCAAAGATTCTAAAATTAAAAACAGACTTTTGGGTTTGGGATTAATTCCTGAAAGCATAGTCGAAGTTGTTAGAACTTCTCCTATGGGAGATCCAAGAATGTACAGAGTTTTTAATAAATTAATATCTATGAGAAATTCAGAGGCTTCTACTATTGAAGTTGTATTGTTAGATGATTCAATACCATTATCTTTGGCAAATGATGGTGAATATGAAGTTGTTGAATTTTGTGGAGGAAGAAGATTTTTATATAAAGTTAGTAAATTGGGGATTTTGCCAGGAAAAATTATTCAAGTAAAAGATGGTGAAATTTTTTTGGATAATAGTAAAATTCATTTAGGTGAGGGGATGAAAAACAAAATAATATTAAGGAGGATCTGA
- the uvrC gene encoding excinuclease ABC subunit UvrC — protein MLDKSVLYNVSEKPGVYIFKNGSEYIYIGKAKNLKRRLNSHFSLKEEKSRLIVEESNSLEVIIVKNEKEALLLEATLIFKHKPKYNIMLKEGERYPYIRISDDEYPYVEVTRSRKSSGIFFGPFTNITFTRLLLEILQKIFGVRTCKKDLSKIKKPCIEYHLKTCLAPCKFENKNIYMSAINNLKKVLSGDFEFVKDYIEQKMNYHSKMLDFENAAKYRDLLLSFEKLLNTQGVILNDKRCVDYIAYSKKVFLVLKVRGGVLLSKLFYEANLSFEEFLYQFYYGMKSDLPTKIVTFESSNLNKIEFDIPINVSLDDSDRYLLEIAYENLKEHFKAKRLRRDTLKKIKEILGLKKIPYRIEGTDISHRNGKFTVASLVVFENGVPKPEEYRRYKLGDILDDFESIRMFIRKRYTKHEAPDLIFVDGGRGQVNAAIEAFNELGLDVDVVGIAKKEEIIVTKNKEFKLKENDEVLRTLISIRDETHRVANSFSGSLKLKNYTLSKLDDIPGIGPKRKKILLKKYKSIENIKNAPLEELSKIVGNKIALRLKEYL, from the coding sequence ATGTTAGACAAAAGTGTTTTATATAACGTCAGTGAAAAACCTGGAGTATATATCTTTAAGAATGGAAGTGAATATATTTATATTGGAAAAGCAAAAAATTTAAAAAGAAGGCTTAATTCACATTTTTCACTTAAAGAAGAAAAGAGTAGGCTAATTGTTGAGGAATCAAATAGTCTAGAAGTTATTATTGTAAAAAATGAAAAAGAGGCATTATTATTAGAGGCTACCTTAATATTTAAACATAAACCAAAGTATAACATAATGCTAAAAGAAGGTGAAAGATATCCGTATATTAGGATATCAGATGATGAATATCCGTATGTTGAAGTTACAAGAAGTAGGAAAAGTTCAGGAATATTTTTTGGCCCTTTTACTAATATAACTTTTACAAGATTATTGTTAGAGATTTTACAAAAAATTTTTGGGGTCAGAACTTGCAAAAAAGATTTATCTAAAATTAAGAAACCTTGTATTGAATATCATTTAAAAACATGTCTGGCACCATGCAAATTTGAAAATAAAAATATTTATATGTCGGCAATAAATAATTTAAAAAAGGTTTTATCAGGAGATTTTGAATTTGTAAAAGACTATATTGAACAAAAGATGAATTATCATTCTAAAATGCTTGATTTTGAAAATGCAGCTAAATATAGAGATTTGTTATTATCATTTGAAAAACTGTTAAACACACAAGGTGTGATTTTAAATGATAAAAGATGTGTGGACTATATTGCATATTCAAAAAAAGTTTTTTTAGTTTTAAAGGTTCGTGGTGGAGTTTTATTATCAAAGCTTTTTTATGAAGCGAATTTGTCATTTGAAGAATTTTTATATCAATTTTACTATGGAATGAAAAGTGATTTACCGACAAAAATAGTTACATTCGAAAGTAGTAATTTAAATAAAATAGAGTTTGATATACCTATAAATGTTTCTTTAGATGATAGTGATAGATATTTACTTGAAATAGCATATGAAAATTTAAAAGAACATTTCAAAGCAAAAAGACTGAGAAGAGATACTTTAAAAAAGATTAAAGAAATATTAGGTTTGAAAAAGATTCCATATAGAATTGAAGGAACAGATATTTCTCACAGAAATGGAAAATTTACAGTAGCATCTTTGGTAGTATTTGAAAATGGAGTACCAAAGCCGGAAGAATATAGAAGGTATAAACTTGGTGATATTTTAGATGATTTTGAAAGTATCAGGATGTTTATTAGGAAAAGATATACAAAACATGAAGCGCCTGATCTTATTTTTGTTGACGGAGGAAGAGGACAGGTCAATGCTGCAATTGAAGCGTTTAATGAATTGGGACTAGATGTTGATGTGGTTGGTATTGCTAAAAAGGAAGAAATAATTGTTACAAAAAATAAAGAATTTAAATTGAAAGAAAATGATGAAGTTTTACGCACTTTAATATCAATACGTGATGAAACACATAGAGTAGCAAATAGTTTTAGTGGTAGCTTAAAGTTAAAAAATTATACATTAAGCAAACTAGACGATATTCCAGGAATTGGACCAAAAAGAAAAAAAATATTGCTTAAAAAGTATAAAAGTATAGAAAATATAAAAAATGCACCTCTTGAAGAACTTTCGAAGATAGTGGGTAATAAGATAGCATTACGTTTAAAGGAATATTTGTAA
- the gcvH gene encoding glycine cleavage system protein GcvH, whose translation MKKFTKTHEWVDENGYVGITSHAQEELGDIVYVDLPEVGKEVKKGDVLLSIESVKAASDVYAPISGKIVEVNSELDARPELVNEDAEGEGWLVKIEISNPSELDELMTEEEYKEFLNSEGDN comes from the coding sequence ATGAAAAAATTTACAAAAACTCATGAATGGGTAGATGAAAACGGGTATGTTGGAATTACTTCTCATGCACAAGAAGAGCTTGGAGATATTGTTTATGTTGATTTGCCAGAAGTAGGTAAAGAAGTTAAAAAAGGTGATGTTTTGTTATCAATAGAAAGTGTTAAAGCAGCAAGTGATGTTTATGCACCAATTAGCGGAAAAATTGTAGAAGTAAATAGTGAGCTTGATGCAAGGCCAGAACTTGTTAATGAAGATGCTGAAGGTGAAGGATGGTTGGTAAAAATTGAAATTTCAAATCCTTCGGAGCTTGATGAATTGATGACCGAGGAAGAATATAAGGAATTTCTTAACAGTGAAGGTGATAATTAA
- a CDS encoding thioredoxin family protein encodes MKIEYFKNDKCSVCKAMLPKIQTIAKNFDIDIEVIDVIENPSYPAQKLVFTVPTVIILDKEFEIKRFARNFSISEVINTIERYLEISNKE; translated from the coding sequence ATGAAGATAGAATACTTTAAGAATGACAAATGCAGTGTATGTAAAGCTATGCTTCCCAAAATCCAAACTATAGCAAAAAACTTTGATATTGATATTGAGGTAATTGACGTTATAGAAAATCCTTCTTATCCAGCTCAAAAATTAGTATTTACAGTACCAACAGTAATAATATTGGATAAAGAATTTGAAATCAAACGATTTGCAAGAAATTTTAGTATTAGTGAGGTAATAAATACAATTGAAAGATACCTAGAAATAAGTAATAAAGAATAA
- the feoB gene encoding ferrous iron transport protein B, giving the protein MVVTVALVGNPNVGKTSIFNRLVGARQYVANWPGVTVSKIEGATEWKGNTLHFIDLPGTYSLSSKSIDEKITRDFLFFSPPNVTLLIADSLNPEQSFYLLIETLEITKSVILVMNSYDEVKRQKTKIDKYELQKHFGVPVVFTSAKTGEGISELKDMIVDIAKGKKIKNVIFDYKEYEKIIVDIENQIPDDLFKNKRYAALKYLEGDEYFVNKLENIVKIDKAIKENALNHIPKIRYEYVKYVLKEAYSGNNIEYIKTMNDKIDHVLTHKIFGIPILVAIMYIIFKFTFDVVQPLADILDYSFSQLADYVKSFGDGLFTSLIADGLIGGVGGVLVFVPNIFALFIALGILEETGYLPRAAFVLDRIMYKMKLSGRSFMSLLLGFGCNVPSIMTARGLPDEKERLGTILSAPFISCSARLPVYMMIISIFFPRYKAEVLFSIYAISILITAFTAFFVNKVFFKGESVPLVMELPRYRVPTIRNIAIYMWNKGSHFLKKAGTIILITSILVWGLTYFPNKGDVETSYASYIGKTLEYILKPLGFDWKIGTALFFGGVAKEVIVSTMSMLYGFTEGDLISAKLALSESLNSVNAYAFLIFVMLYIPCFATIATIKSETGSWKWVIFTVIYSFLIAYILSFIFLNLGKLIIG; this is encoded by the coding sequence ATGGTAGTGACCGTAGCTTTAGTTGGAAATCCAAATGTTGGTAAAACAAGTATTTTTAATAGGCTTGTCGGTGCAAGGCAATATGTTGCAAATTGGCCCGGAGTTACTGTAAGTAAAATCGAGGGTGCAACCGAATGGAAAGGAAATACATTACATTTTATAGATCTTCCTGGAACGTATTCATTGTCATCAAAATCGATTGATGAAAAGATTACTCGAGATTTTTTATTTTTTTCACCTCCAAATGTGACTTTATTAATAGCTGATTCTTTAAATCCTGAACAGAGTTTTTATCTCTTAATAGAAACCTTGGAGATTACAAAAAGCGTAATCTTGGTTATGAATTCTTATGATGAAGTTAAAAGGCAAAAGACAAAAATTGATAAGTATGAACTTCAAAAACATTTTGGAGTCCCTGTAGTATTTACTTCCGCAAAAACTGGAGAAGGAATTAGTGAGTTAAAAGATATGATAGTTGATATAGCAAAAGGTAAAAAAATTAAAAATGTTATTTTTGATTATAAAGAATATGAAAAGATAATTGTAGATATTGAAAATCAAATTCCAGATGATTTATTTAAAAATAAAAGATATGCTGCACTTAAATATTTAGAAGGGGACGAATATTTTGTTAATAAACTTGAAAATATAGTGAAAATTGATAAAGCTATTAAAGAAAATGCATTGAATCATATTCCGAAAATAAGATATGAATATGTAAAATACGTATTAAAAGAAGCGTATTCTGGTAATAATATTGAGTATATAAAGACCATGAATGATAAGATAGACCACGTTTTAACACACAAAATATTTGGTATTCCAATTTTAGTAGCTATTATGTATATTATATTTAAATTTACTTTTGATGTGGTACAGCCATTAGCTGATATATTGGATTATTCTTTTAGTCAACTTGCAGACTATGTAAAATCTTTTGGTGATGGTTTGTTCACTTCGTTAATTGCAGATGGATTAATTGGTGGTGTTGGTGGTGTTTTAGTATTTGTTCCTAATATTTTTGCATTGTTTATTGCGTTAGGTATTTTAGAAGAAACAGGTTATTTGCCCAGAGCAGCTTTTGTATTGGATAGAATAATGTATAAAATGAAACTTTCAGGAAGATCATTTATGTCTTTACTGTTAGGTTTTGGTTGTAATGTTCCATCTATTATGACTGCAAGAGGATTACCAGATGAGAAAGAAAGATTAGGAACTATACTTTCGGCACCTTTTATTTCATGTAGTGCAAGGTTGCCTGTTTATATGATGATAATCAGTATATTTTTTCCAAGGTATAAAGCTGAGGTTTTGTTTAGTATTTATGCTATAAGTATATTGATTACAGCTTTTACAGCTTTTTTTGTCAATAAAGTATTTTTCAAGGGTGAAAGTGTCCCATTAGTAATGGAATTGCCCAGGTATAGAGTGCCTACGATTAGAAATATAGCAATTTATATGTGGAATAAAGGAAGTCATTTTTTAAAGAAGGCAGGAACAATAATTCTTATTACAAGTATTTTAGTTTGGGGACTTACTTATTTTCCAAATAAAGGAGATGTTGAAACAAGTTATGCATCATATATCGGAAAAACTTTGGAATATATTTTAAAACCTCTAGGTTTTGATTGGAAAATTGGAACAGCATTATTTTTTGGAGGTGTTGCTAAAGAAGTAATAGTTTCGACAATGTCTATGTTATATGGATTTACAGAGGGAGATTTGATTAGTGCAAAACTCGCTCTTAGTGAGTCTTTAAATAGTGTAAATGCTTATGCATTTTTAATTTTTGTGATGTTATATATTCCTTGTTTTGCTACAATTGCGACCATAAAAAGTGAAACTGGAAGTTGGAAGTGGGTTATTTTTACTGTAATATATAGTTTTTTGATAGCATATATATTGTCCTTTATCTTCTTAAATTTAGGAAAATTAATTATAGGCTAA